From a region of the Haematobia irritans isolate KBUSLIRL chromosome 4, ASM5000362v1, whole genome shotgun sequence genome:
- the Oseg1 gene encoding intraflagellar transport protein Oseg1 — MRGILKWVDKVEFPNAKDEEISVHCVCYSPDGSQLIVAARERVLVYDPQDGTLLNTLKAHKDVVHCLSYARDGKKFASGAADKTVIVWSPELEGLLKYSHGDSVQCMSFNPISHHLASCSTSDFAFWSSDQKAVQKYKIHSRVNACCWTNDGQYLIMGLANGSITIRNKSGEEKGRIDRPGGSASAVYGVKCCPAAAEPNSDIIAVADWSQTLSFHTLNGQMVGKERSLGFDALCLTYLPNGEYCLLSGCASSVHCFTREGVRLGTLGDGLDISWIWSVDPHPNGQSFTIGCQNGTIATYTIAYSTVHGLYRERYAFRENMCDVIIQHLISGQKVRIKCRDLVQKIAIYREKLAVQLPERVVLYELSSSTEQPMHYKVKEKIQKKFDCSLLVVCARNIVLCQDRRLQCLDFNGILQKEWMMDAFIRYIKVIGGPAGREGLMVGLKNGKVFRIFLDNALPFLITTVVSAVRCLDVNANRSKIAVVDDGGRLVVRDINNDVLLYNDSGVNSVTWNTHLDSMLCYTHTTGGLSVRVGNLPPRAPQQMLGVVVGLCGATAFCLRGNVMHNVPLALGATMWQFIEAGLFDEAYQVACLGITTTDWEGLAKSALEALHLNIARDAYVKIRNLPWLQVIADLMEKQKRGQLPKEVLQAEICAYSGKYKEAARFFEKCNMDRKALEMYTDLRMFDLAQDFIRDGSAEEKKELVRKRAEWAYSVKEPRAAAELLLSVGEHRKAIEIVSEQGWADVLYDIGRRLSQSEKDSLELVAYNLKRLKALPLAAEVFKKLGNEAEVIQLHVEAHDWNEAFALAADIPDLLPQVHSQHAQWLAENDKFIEAHEAYLKAGRIKDANRLLKHLSNAAIEEERFSDASYFYWLLAKQYLDIYYNKESQNPIDFHLKEYNSHLRIAKIYYAYTVVYSYMKEPFTTYSPVSLFNVSRYILNEVEYKGAPKGVSMFAVLFTLAKQAKFLQANKLCLVVNKRLQSLKPPPGVQEQIDINYLNSKACKNGFNDPEETLPLCYKCSNYSIHLNGNACPTCRQDYIFSFISFEILPLVQFYPEMDITDKEAERLLLAPPKSNEDQDPFNEDTASALPLSLDRSALRAIDPNHVLILKRRTQPNSKFIFYRNILPDLQITYCPECLLVFYAEDFELQVLQKGFCPFCRTVSDKLFEEY, encoded by the exons ATGCGTGGAATATTGAAGTGGGTTGACAAAGTAGAGTTCCCTAATGCAAAGGACGAAGAAATAAG CGTACATTGTGTGTGCTACAGTCCAGATGGCTCTCAACTAATTGTTGCTGCCAGGGAAAGAGTTCTAGTCTATGATCCTCAAGATGGAACACTGCTGAATACATTGAAAGCTCACAAGGATGTGGTACATTGTTTATCTTATGCTAGAGATGGCAAAAAGTTTGCAAGTGGGGCAGCAGATAAGACG GTGATTGTTTGGTCTCCAGAACTGGAGGGATTATTAAAATACTC CCATGGTGATTCTGTGCAGTGTATGAGTTTCAATCCTATATCACATCACTTGGCGTCCTGCTCCACATCCGATTTTGCTTTCTGGTCTTCTGATCAGAAGGCAGTCCAAAAGTACAAAATACATTCCCGCGTAAATGCATGTTGCTGGACAAATGATGGACAGTACTTAATTATGGGTCTTGCAAATGGATCCATAACCATTCGCAATAAATCAGGTGAGGAAAAGGGGCGGATTGATCGACCTGGTGGTTCAGCAAGTGCCGTGTATGGTGTAAAGTGTTGCCCTGCAGCAGCTGAACCAAATTCGGATATTATAGCAGTGGCTGATTGGAGTCAAACTTTATCATTTCACACATTGAATGGGCAAATGGTGGGAAAAGAAAGATCTCTAGGATTTGATGCTTTATGCTTAACTTACCTACCGAACGGAGAATATTGCCTACTTTCTGGATGTGCAAGTAGTGTCCATTGTTTTACAAGGGAGGGAGTTCGTTTGGGAACACTTGGTGATGGATTGGATATATCATGGATTTGGTCAGTTGACCCTCACCCAAATGGACAATCATTTACAATTGGATGTCAGAATGGGACAATAGCAACTTATACAATAGCTTATTCGACCGTTCATGGCTTATACAGAGAACGTTATGCATTCCGAGAAAATATGTGTGATGTTATAATCCAACACCTAATATCGGGACAAAAAGTGCGGATTAAATGTCGTGATCTAGTCCAAAAAATAGCCATATATCGTGAAAAATTAGCAGTGCAACTACCGGAAAGGGTTGTTTTATATGAATTGAGTTCTTCAACTGAACAACCTATGCATTACAAGGTGaaggaaaaaatacaaaagaaattcGATTGTAGTCTCTTGGTGGTTTGCGCCCGTAATATTGTCCTATGCCAAGATAGAAGACTTCAATGTTTAGACTTTAATGGGATATTACAAAAAGAATGGATGATGGATGCATTTATACGTTATATTAAAGTGATTGGTGGTCCAGCAGGACGCGAGGGTCTAATGGTGGGATTAAAGAATGGAAAG GTATTTCGTATCTTTTTGGACAATGCCTTGCCTTTCTTAATAACAACTGTGGTGTCTGCTGTCCGTTGTCTTGATGTTAATGCAAATCGATCTAAAATTGCGGTAGTAGATGATGGTGGACGTTTAGTAGTGCGCGACATTAACAACGATGTGCTGCTCTATAATGATTCTGGAGTGAATTCTGTCACATGGAACACACATTTGGATTCAATGTTGTGTTATACTCACACTACAGGAGGATTATCG GTAAGAGTTGGAAATCTACCACCTAGAGCTCCTCAACAAATGCTTGGTGTAGTAGTTGGATTATGTGGAGCAACGGCATTTTGTTTGCGTGGTAATGTTATGCACAATGTACCTTTAGCTTTAGGAGCTACAATGTGGCAATTCATTGAAGCTGGACTCTTTGA TGAAGCATATCAAGTCGCCTGTTTGGGCATTACTACAACCGATTGGGAAGGTCTAGCCAAATCAGCTTTAGAAGCCCTGCATTTAAACATCGCCCGTGATGCATATGTTAAAATACGCAATTTGCCTTGGCTTCAAGTTATAGCCGATCTAATGGAGAAACAAAAACGTGGCCAATTACCCAAAGAGGTTTTACAAGCAGAAATTTGTGCCTATTCGGGAAAATACAAAGAGGCTgcaagattttttgaaaaatgtaataTGGATCGAAAAGCTCTCGAAATGTATACCGATTTAAGAATGTTTGACTTGGCACAAGATTTCATACGTGATGGAAGTGCTGAAGAGAAAAAGGAATTGGTGCGTAAACGGGCAGAGTGGGCATATTCGGTAAAAGAACCTAGAGCTGCTGCTGAACTATTACTCAGCGTAGGAGAACATCGAAAAGCAATTGAAATTGTTTCCGAACAGGGATGGGCTGATGT ACTCTACGATATAGGTCGTCGATTAAGCCAAAGTGAGAAAGACTCGTTAGAACTAGTGGCATATAATTTGAAGAGGTTAAAAGCTTTACCATTAGCTGCTGAAGTTTTTAAAAAACTAGGAAATGAAGCAGAGGTTATACAATTACATGTTGAAGCCCACGATTGGAATGAAGCTTTCGCATTGGCTGCAGATATACCCGATTTATTACCGCAAGTGCATTCTCAACATGCTCAATGGTTAGcggaaaatgataaatttatagAAGCTCATGAAG CCTATTTAAAAGCGGGCCGAATTAAAGATGCCAATAGACTTCTCAAACATTTAAGCAATGCTGCCATTGAAGAGGAACGTTTCTCGGATGCCAGCTACTTTTATTGGCTACTTGCTAAACAATATCTAGATATTTATTATAACAAGGA ATCTCAAAATCCCATCgattttcatttaaaagaaTATAATTCACATCTACGTATTGCAAAAATCTATTATGCCTATACTGTGGTGTATAGTTACATGAAAGAACCTTTCACCACATATTCACCAGTGAGCTTATTTAATGTTTCCAGATATATTCTTAATGAGGTAGAGTATAAAGGCGCACCCAAAGGAGTTAGCATGTT tGCCGTTCTTTTTACATTGGCTAAACAGGCCAAATTCCTACAGGCCAACAAACTTTGCTTGGTGGTAAATAAGAGATTACAATCTTTGAAACCACCACCTGGAGTTCAGGAACAAATTGAT ATTAATTATTTGAATAGCAAAGCATGTAAAAATGGATTCAATGACCCAGAAGAGACTTTACCTTTGTGCTATAAGTGCTCAAATTATAGTATACATTTAAATGGCAATGCATGCCCGACATGTAGACAagattatatattttcttttatatcatTTG AAATATTAcctttagttcaattttatccTGAAATGGATATAACAGACAAAGAAGCTGAACGTTTATTGCTAGCACCACCCAAATCCAATGAAGACCAAGATCCTTTTAATGAG GATACCGCTAGTGCCTTACCCCTTAGTTTAGATCGTAGTGCCTTACGAGCTATTGATCCCAATCATGTGCTAATTTTAAAACGTCGAACACAACCAaatagtaaatttattttttaccgCAATATATTACCGGATCTCCAAATAACCTATTGCCCTGAATGTTTGTTG gtTTTCTATGCTGAAGATTTTGAATTACAAGTTTTACAAAAAGGATTTTGTCCTTTTTGCCGCACTGTTTCCGACAAGTTATTTGAAGAATATTAA
- the sgl gene encoding UDP-glucose 6-dehydrogenase sgl, with product MSAMRVCCIGAGYVGGPTCSVMALKCPDITVTVVDKSSERIAQWNSDKLPIYEPGLDDVVKKCRNVNLFFSTDIETAIKEADLIFISVNTPTKTFGNGKGRAADLKYVESAARMIAEIAQSNKIVVEKSTVPVRAAESIMHILHANQKPGIRYDILSNPEFLAEGTAIEDLLHADRVLIGGEETPEGHKAIEKLSWIYEHWIPKANILTTNTWSSELSKLAANAFLAQRISSINSLSAVCEATGGDVSEVARAIGLDSRIGPKFLQASVGFGGSCFQKDILNLVYICEGLNLPEVAAYWQQVIDMNEYQKSRFSQKIIECLFNTVSNKHISILGFAFKKNTGDTRETPAITVCKTLLEEGAKLDIYDPKVEPEQIIDDLTHPSVTESPETVKRAVQIHSDPYSAVRGTHAIVLCTEWDEFVTLDYQRIYQSMMKPAYIFDGRKILDHERLQQIGFHVQTIGKKYSRSGLMRSWGSVQQL from the exons ATGAGTGCAATGAGAGTTTGTTGTATAGGAGCGGGTTATGTTGGTGGCCCTACTTGCTCCGTAATGGCTTTGAAATGTCCCGACATAACAGTGACAGTTGTGGATAAAAGTTCAGAGCGCATTGCTCAATGGAATTCCGACAAATTGCCCATATATGAG CCCGGTTTAGATgatgttgtaaaaaaatgtcGCAACGTTAATTTATTCTTCTCTACGGATATTGAGACAGCCATAAAAGAAGCCGATTTAATATTCATTTCCGTAAATACACCCACAAAAACTTTCGGAAATGGAAAag gACGTGCGGCCGATTTAAAATATGTAGAAAGTGCAGCTCGTATGATTGCCGAAATTGCCCAATCCAATAAAATCGTAGTGGAAAAGAGTACAGTTCCTGTACGGGCTGCCGAAAGTATTATGCACATCCTGCATGCAAATCAAAAGCCCGGAATTCGTTATGACATACTTTCCAATCCAGAATTTTTGGCTGAAGGTACAGCCATTGAGGATCTCTTACACGCCGATCGTGTTCTAATTGGTGGTGAAGAAACTCCAGAAGGTCACAAAGCCATTGAGAAGTTATCATGGATTTATGAGCATTGGATCCCAAAAGCCAATATTTTAACCACAAATACCTGGAGTTCAGAGCTATCCAAGTTGGCGGCAAATGCATTTTTAGCTCAAAGAATATCAAGTATTAATTCGTTATCGGCCGTCTGTGAGGCTACCGGTGGTGATGTATCGGAAGTGGCACGTGCCATAGGCTTAGATTCTCGCATTGGTCCCAAATTTCTACAAGCTTCCGTTGGTTTCGGTGGTAGTTGTTTTCAAAAAGACATTCTCAATTTAGTCTATATATGTGAAGGCCTCAATTTACCTGAAGTGGCTGCCTATTGGCAACAAGTTATCGATATGAATGAATAtcaaaaatcaagattttcgcAAAAAATCATAGAATGTCTCTTCAACACAGTGTcgaataaacacatttcgatttTGGGATTTGCCTTTAAAAAGAATACTGGAGATACTAGAGAAACGCCGGCCATTACTGTGTGTAAAACCCTACTGGAAGAGGGGGCCAAATTGGATATTTACGATCCAAAAGTAGAGCCGGAACAAATCATTGATGATTTAACACATCCCAGTGTTACAGAATCGCCCGAAACAGTTAAACGAGCTGTACAAATCCATAGTGATCCGTACAGTGCTGTAAGGGGAACACATGCAATTGTTTTATGTACAGAATGGGATGAATTTGTG ACTCTGGATTACCAACGCATATATCAATCAATGATGAAGCCTGCTTATATTTTTGATGGCCGCAAAATTTTGGATCACGAACGTTTGCAACAGATTGGCTTCCATGTCCAAACAATCGGCAAGAAATACTCTCGTTCTGGTCTTATGCGTTCCTGGGGTAGTGTTCAACAATTGTAG
- the LOC142232802 gene encoding NADPH-dependent diflavin oxidoreductase 1 — protein sequence MRLLILYGSQTGTAQDVAEQLWRNSKSYGFEGPVLAMDDYHVHELVEEQLVLFVVATTGDGDEPENMRNFWKFLLRRSLPANSLERLQFACLGLGDSSYAKFNYAAKKLNKRIQQLGGKQIIPLGLCDDQHDHGFGAVALPWMDQLWQELEKQLGIKIVNNQMKIFKWQCNVITDGNLNSHVNDEHILWPYKEEPKQFTLLSNTRSTDPNHFQDVRMLQFTSNGMKWSPGDIFQVQPRNSTEHINDFFSWSREHNLDFTPETVVEITSNYSDMPLPKCYIKLLTVRQMVTYLWDLSQKPRQRTFELLAMHCEDELEKEKLTEFATAEGLDSLISYINRPRRTILEVLQDFRQASSKLTLNILIELFTFIQPRSFSIASCAESGKLDLLVAVVEYKTKLSKPRLGLCSNWLKSLDVGDQIFGCIKSGTMKYPKNPEIPIIMVGPGTGVAPFRSLIQSRYMEDKNNEGPDEPLLVLYFGCRNRDKDFHFKDDLEHWNKIGILSLKCAFSRDQDNKIYVQHLIEKDMACLKDLILKKQAVILVAGSSNNMPKSVREAFVKVLDNQENVIDEMIKNKRYQEETWS from the coding sequence ATGCGTTTATTAATCTTATATGGTAGCCAAACTGGCACTGCACAAGATGTCGCCGAACAACTTTGGCGTAATTCTAAATCATATGGATTTGAGGGTCCAGTTCTGGCGATGGATGATTATCATGTACATGAACTAGTGGAAGAACAATTGGTGTTATTTGTTGTTGCAACCACAGGCGATGGAGATGAACCGGAAAACATGCgtaacttttggaaatttttactaaGACGTAGTTTGCCAGCCAATTCCTTGGAACGTCTACAATTTGCTTGCTTGGGCCTGGGGGATTCTagttatgcaaaatttaattatgcggcaaagaaattaaataaacgTATCCAGCAATTGGGCGGTAAACAAATAATTCCCTTGGGTTTGTGCGATGATCAACATGATCATGGATTCGGGGCCGTAGCATTACCTTGGATGGATCAATTGTGGCAAGAATTGGAAAAACAACTGGGAATTAAGATTGTAAACAATcaaatgaaaatattcaaatggCAATGCAATGTTATAACTGATGGAAACTTGAATAGTCATGTAAATGATGAACATATTTTATGGCCCTACAAAGAAGAACCTAAACAATTTACTCTTTTGTCGAATACACGGTCCACAGATCCAAATCATTTTCAGGATGTACGAATGCTTCAATTTACTTCAAATGGTATGAAATGGTCGCCGGGAGATATTTTCCAAGTTCAACCTAGAAATTCAACAGAACATATCAATGATTTCTTTTCTTGGTCCCGAGAACATAATTTGGATTTCACTCCTGAAACGGTTGTGGAAATCACAAGTAATTACAGTGATATGCCTTTACCAAAATGCTACATTAAACTCTTAACGGTGAGACAAATGGTAACCTACCTGTGGGATCTCAGCCAGAAACCAAGACAAAGGACATTTGAACTTTTGGCGATGCATTGTGAGGATGAATTGGAAAAAGAAAAGCTAACAGAATTCGCAACAGCCGAAGGATTGGATAGCCTTATTAGTTATATCAATCGACCCCGCCGcacaattctagaggtattgcaAGACTTTCGACAAGCTTCATCTAAACTGACtcttaatattttaatagaactATTTACTTTTATACAACCTCGTAGTTTTTCTATAGCTAGTTGCGCGGAATCAGGAAAACTTGATCTTCTTGTGGCTGTTGtggaatataaaacaaaattgtcaaagcCACGCCTGGGTTTATGTTCAAATTGGCTGAAATCCTTGGATGTGGGTGACCAAATATTTGGTTGTATAAAGTCGGGCACAATGAAATATCCTAAAAATCCCGAAATACCCATTATCATGGTAGGACCGGGCACGGGTGTAGCACCATTTCGAAGTTTGATACAAAGTCGTTATATGGAAGACAAAAACAACGAAGGACCCGATGAACCTTTATTAGTTTTGTACTTTGGCTGTCGTAATCGCGACAAAGATTTTCATTTTAAAGATGATCTAGAACATTGGAATAAAATAGGAATTTTATCCCTAAAATGTGCATTTTCCCGAGATCAggataataaaatatatgtccAGCATTTAATCGAAAAGGATATGGCATGCTTGAAAGATTTAATACTAAAAAAGCAAGCTGTTATTTTGGTGGCTGGCTCCTCTAACAATATGCCCAAGTCAGTGAGAGAAGCTTTCGTTAAGGTCCTGGACAATCAGGAAAATGTTATTGATgaaatgataaaaaataaaagatatCAGGAGGAAACTTGGTCATAG
- the Surf1 gene encoding surfeit locus protein 1, which yields MLRLCGQLLTRQVKPLAAITIKQNVNYLQVLPMPKHMRKCNFSQQSSLKAALDGPGPSIAGKEEKVTPLGWFLLLIPITTFGLGIWQTKRKVWKEQLIKDINTLTKMPPVDLPEDLDSLKDMEYRTVKVKGHFIHEKELVMGPRGFIRPDGVETQGGLFSQRDSGNGYWIITPFKLSDRDDTILINRGWIPRKNVNPETRKAGQSTQELELTCVVRKGEKRPQFTPDHKGDIFLYRDLPKMCAVTGAQPVFLDCTYQSSTSGGPIGGQTRITLRNDHLSYLITWYSLSLATAFLWYRTILKRKPF from the exons ATGTTAAGATTGTGTGGTCAACTGCTGACACGCCAGGTCAAACCATTAGCCGCCATTACAATCAAACAAAATGTGAATTACCTGCAAGTATTACCAATGCCTAAACACATGAGGAAATGTAACTTCTCACAGCAGTCATCGCTTAAAGCCGCTCTCGATGGTCCGGGACCATCTATAGCTGGAAAGGAAGAGAAAGTAACACCACTTGGATGGTTTTTATTG ttaattccAATTACAACATTCGGACTTGGGATATGGCAAACAAAACGTAAAGTTTGGAAGGAACAACTTATTAAAGACATTAACACATTAACGAAAATGCCACCTGTGGATTTGCCAGAAGA TCTAGATTCACTGAAGGACATGGAATATCGTACAGTCAAAGTCAAAGGCCATTTTATACATGAAAAGGAGTTGGTAATGGGACCCAGAGGATTTATACGACCCGATGGTGTTGAAACGCAAGGTGGTTTATTTTCGCAACGTGATAGTGGTAATGGTTATTGGATAATAACACCGTTTAAACTTAGTGACAGAGA CGATACAATTCTTATTAATCGTGGCTGGATtccacgaaaaaatgtaaatccaGAAACACGAAAAGCTGGCCAAAGCACTCAAGAATTGGAACTGACATGTGTTGTTCGTAAGGGAGAAAAACGACCGCAGTTTACACCAGACCACAAGGGAGATATTTTTCTCTATAG ggATTTGCCAAAAATGTGTGCTGTTACTGGAGCCCAACCTGTTTTCCTTGATTGTACATACCAATCATCGACTAGTGGTGGTCCCATAGGAGGGCAAACTCGTATTACCTTACGTAATGATCATCTTTCATATCTCATTACATGGTATAGTTTATCATTAGCCACAGCCTTTCTATGGTATCgtacaattttgaaaagaaagccTTTTTag